One part of the Canis lupus dingo isolate Sandy chromosome 14, ASM325472v2, whole genome shotgun sequence genome encodes these proteins:
- the LOC125752483 gene encoding NADH dehydrogenase [ubiquinone] 1 alpha subcomplex subunit 3 encodes MAGRLAAFLKDAWAKEPVLVASFTIGGLAVILPIFSPFTKYATMINQATPYNYPVPLRDDGNMPDVPSHPQDPQGPSLEWLKKL; translated from the coding sequence ATGGCCGGGAGACTCGCCGCCTTCCTCAAGGATGCCTGGGCCAAAGAGCCGGTGCTGGTCGCGTCCTTCACCATCGGGGGCCTCGCTGTGATTCTGCCCATCTTCAGTCCCTTCACCAAATATGCCACCATGATCAACCAGGCCACACCCTACAACTATCCAGTGCCCCTCCGAGATGATGGGAACATGCCCGACGTGCCCAGccacccccaggacccccagggcccCAGTCTGGAGTGGCTGAAGAAATTGTGA